GCTCCCACGGCAGGTTGAGGTCGGCGCGGCCGAAATGGCCATAGGCGGCGGTCTGCCGGTAGATCGGTCGCAGCAGATCGAGATCGCGAATGATGGCCCCAGGCCGCAGGTCAAACAGCCGGGTGATGATCTCGATGATTTCGCCGTCGGGAAGCCTGCCCGTGCCGAAGGTCTCG
The window above is part of the Anaerolineales bacterium genome. Proteins encoded here:
- a CDS encoding methionine adenosyltransferase domain-containing protein, encoding ETFGTGRLPDGEIIEIITRLFDLRPGAIIRDLDLLRPIYRQTAAYGHFGRADLNLPWEQLDRLEAIQAEASVGATAG